CGGCGACCTTCACGCGGTGGATGACCTCAGTCTCACCGTCCCGGCAGGGCAGTGGCTTGCGGTAGTCGGTTCGTCCGGTTCCGGCAAGACCACGTTGATGAACATCATCGGCTGCATGGATTCGCCCACCAAGGGTTCGGTGACGCTGGAAGGCCGCGAACTCAACGATCTGAACGCCACCCAGCTGGCCGATGTGCGCAAGAACGTCATCGGCTTGGTCTTCCAGAAGTTCTATCTCGTACCGCACCTCACCGCCGTCGAGAACGTGATGGTGGCGCAGTACTACCATTCGGTGGTCGACGAGAAGGAAGCACTTGAAGCCCTTGACCACGTCGGGCTGAAGGACCGCGCAAAGCACCTGCCGAGCGAGCTTTCCGGCGGCGAGCAGCAGCGTGTGTGCATCGCCCGTGCGCTGATCAATCACCCGAAGCTTATTCTGGCCGACGAGCCGACAGGCAACCTGGACGAGAAAAACGAGAAGATCGTGCTCGACCTCTTCCGTGAGCTGCACGAACAAGGCACGACGATTATCGTCGTGACACATGATGCGCTGGTCGCCTCGTGTGCGCAGCGCGAGATCATGCTGAACCACGGCGTTCTGGTCGGTGAGCAATGGAACGACGACAAGGCGCGCGAGGCATACGAGGCAGCGGGTGGCAAGCCGGCTTCAACTGGTGCACAAGTCGAGGGCGCACAGCAAGGTGACGCGCCGATTTCGTTCGTCAACCCGACCAAGGCCGCCAAGGTGCAAGACTGACGGTTTGGTCTCTAGACTCAGATCAGCTTGGTGCGTTCCATTTGCTTGGAGAACCAGGTGTTGAATTTTGAAGGCTTCGGCATGAGCAGACCGATGACGAGCATCACGGCGGCGTAGATCAGGACGATACCCAGCTGAATCCAGAAATCGTTCTGATAGATGCCGGCGATGGCGGCGCGGGCGGCTTGGATCGAATGGGTGGCCGGCAGGAACGGGTTGATGACCGCCACGAATTTCGGTAGCACCTGCAGCGGGTAGGTGCCGGAGGAACCGGAAATCTGCATGACAAGCACAATCACCGACATCGCTTTGCCGATGGTGCCGAAGCAAGCCACCAATGTGTAAATGACAAACGCATAGACTAACCCAGAAACCCAGCCGGAAAGCATGAACAGCATCGGGTGAACCGCGTGGACGCGCAGGAAGAGCAATGTGCCGGCGCAGGAGAAGGTGCTTTGCAGTAGGGAAATGAAAGCGAAGATGCCGAAGCGTCCGAGGAAGAGCTGGTAGGGCTTCGGTTCGGTGAACAGGCGTCCGGCGTCATCGATGGGGATGGATTCGTCATCCGGTGAGGCAAGACCTGCAGCAGTCTGGGGTGCGGTATCGGCGTTGACGCTGGCTGCGTCTATACGCTGTGTGGTTTCGTTATCGGTATCGATTGGACGATTGAGAACGAGCGTATTGACCTCGTCTGAGGTTCCCGGATCCGCCGACGGTGCGTCTCCAGATGCGCTGTCACTGTCATTGCTGGCACCGGCAAGCGTGGCAACGTCTGCGGCATGGTTTTGTGCCATGCTGGCAGCGTCCGCAGAGGAAAGAACGGCAGGCGACGTTTCGGCCCTGTTGTCGGAGCCGCGCCGCTTCTGGCGCTGTCGCTGGCGTTTACGCAACCAGCCCCAACCGGAACCGATCTCGCCCAGCCTGCGCCGAGACCCACGTGAAACGTCGGTTTTGATGGTCAGTGCGATTAGGAGCGAGCCGACCCATAGCGGAATGAACGTATAGAACGGGGTCAGCGACGTGCCGAAATTCTCGACCGGGAACACCGCGTTGCGTTTCAGCGCGACGGGTGCGGCGAGAGTGGCCGCGAGCTTGTCGGGATCGCCGGAAAGCAGTTTCTTGACTTTGGCCATGTCGCCGCTGTTGAGCGCTTCGGTCAATTGCTGGCTGAACGTGGCCAGTTTGCCGCTGGCGTGTGAAAGCGTTGCTGAGGTGTTGCTGAGTGTCGTTCGTGCCTGTTGGAGTTTGTCGCTGGCCTGATTGGCGGTGCCGTTGAGCGCCGTCACCGCGTTGTTGAGGTCGGCGGCCCCGGTGCCAAGAGTACCAGAAACGGATGAAAGCGACGAAGTGATGCTGGCAATCTGCGGTTTCAAGGTCGCTGAGAAGTTGGCGTTGAGCCCGTCGATGGCGGTTTTTGATTGATTAGTGAGGCTGACGATTTGCTCGCGTTGCCGCGCTGCGTCTCCGGTTTTCGTCTCCAAATCGCTGGCTGAAGTATTCAGAGCGGTTTGCAGGGCCTTTTGGTGCGCGATAATGTCGTCAAGACTGGCAAGCGCTTCGTCCGGGACGGTCGGCAAGCCGGCCAACGTATCCCGGATTTTCTGGTATTGTGCCGCTTGCTCGCCGATGAGACCCGCCTGTTTACGCAGTGTCGCCGAAACGTCGGCGGAGGATTTGCCGGCGCTGTCGAAGGCGTTGCCGATGCTCGTGCCGATAGCCGCGTTGCCTGAGCTACTGGCCTTCAACGCTTGCGACAGCGCGGAAGCCGCGGTGGTGAGCGCACTCGAAACGTCGTTGATGCTGCCGCCGGCCTTGTGGAGCTGTCGCAACGATTCGCCGGTACCGTTCGAGGCGTTGCCAAGCAGGGCCGAGGAGCTCGAAAGCAGGGTCTGCGAGACGTCGATAAGACCCGCGTAGGCGTCTACACTCGTAGCGGAGTCATTGAGCTGGCTGGCCAGATCGTTGATATTGCCGTTGAATGTGGTCAGACGATTACGGGCGTCGGAGGAATCGAGCTGCTTTGACAATCCGTTCGCCACGCTCAGTGCGGTGCCGGTGATGGTACGCGCGAACATCTCGTTGACCTCTTTGGAGATCTGGTCTGCGCCTTGCCCGGTGACCTTCGGCGCGACGGCGTTCTTCTTCTCGTTGGTGTAGTACTCAAGGGTGGCGTGCTTGGCGTTTGAGGAGAAGAAGGTCATCATGTTGCGGCTGAAATCCTTGGGGATGATGACCGCCGCGTAGTAGGTGCCCGCTTTGGTCCCCTCGATGGCCTTGTCGCGAGTGGTGAAGGTCCAATCGAGCTGGCTGTTGGCGCGCAACTGGCCGATGACCTGGTCGCCGAGTTTCATTTTCACGGGCATCAGATCGCTGGAATAGCCGGCATCCACGCTTGCGACCGCGAATTTGAGGTTTTTCGTGTTGCCGAACGGATCCCAGCTCGCGGTGACATTGAACCATGTAAAGAGCGCGGGGATGACGACCAGCCCCATCAGGATGATGATCGAGATGATGTTGCTGGTGATGCGTCGAACATCACCGCGGAAGAGTCTCCAGATTGTTCTCATCACCGGTCACCTCCTTTCTGTCCGTTACGTTCTTGGCTGTCGTTTCGGGGGTTTGCGGCATTGTCCAATTCATTTTTCAAGGTCTCGATGTCCCCGGTATCAAAAGCCAGAG
The window above is part of the Bifidobacterium sp. ESL0704 genome. Proteins encoded here:
- a CDS encoding ABC transporter ATP-binding protein, whose translation is MLLELDHISKIYGDLHAVDDLSLTVPAGQWLAVVGSSGSGKTTLMNIIGCMDSPTKGSVTLEGRELNDLNATQLADVRKNVIGLVFQKFYLVPHLTAVENVMVAQYYHSVVDEKEALEALDHVGLKDRAKHLPSELSGGEQQRVCIARALINHPKLILADEPTGNLDEKNEKIVLDLFRELHEQGTTIIVVTHDALVASCAQREIMLNHGVLVGEQWNDDKAREAYEAAGGKPASTGAQVEGAQQGDAPISFVNPTKAAKVQD
- a CDS encoding YhgE/Pip domain-containing protein — protein: MRTIWRLFRGDVRRITSNIISIIILMGLVVIPALFTWFNVTASWDPFGNTKNLKFAVASVDAGYSSDLMPVKMKLGDQVIGQLRANSQLDWTFTTRDKAIEGTKAGTYYAAVIIPKDFSRNMMTFFSSNAKHATLEYYTNEKKNAVAPKVTGQGADQISKEVNEMFARTITGTALSVANGLSKQLDSSDARNRLTTFNGNINDLASQLNDSATSVDAYAGLIDVSQTLLSSSSALLGNASNGTGESLRQLHKAGGSINDVSSALTTAASALSQALKASSSGNAAIGTSIGNAFDSAGKSSADVSATLRKQAGLIGEQAAQYQKIRDTLAGLPTVPDEALASLDDIIAHQKALQTALNTSASDLETKTGDAARQREQIVSLTNQSKTAIDGLNANFSATLKPQIASITSSLSSVSGTLGTGAADLNNAVTALNGTANQASDKLQQARTTLSNTSATLSHASGKLATFSQQLTEALNSGDMAKVKKLLSGDPDKLAATLAAPVALKRNAVFPVENFGTSLTPFYTFIPLWVGSLLIALTIKTDVSRGSRRRLGEIGSGWGWLRKRQRQRQKRRGSDNRAETSPAVLSSADAASMAQNHAADVATLAGASNDSDSASGDAPSADPGTSDEVNTLVLNRPIDTDNETTQRIDAASVNADTAPQTAAGLASPDDESIPIDDAGRLFTEPKPYQLFLGRFGIFAFISLLQSTFSCAGTLLFLRVHAVHPMLFMLSGWVSGLVYAFVIYTLVACFGTIGKAMSVIVLVMQISGSSGTYPLQVLPKFVAVINPFLPATHSIQAARAAIAGIYQNDFWIQLGIVLIYAAVMLVIGLLMPKPSKFNTWFSKQMERTKLI